From Acinetobacter lwoffii, a single genomic window includes:
- a CDS encoding AAA family ATPase — translation MTLQQSGIHIVQPSTSTHHPSERARLIGKPRFHFEPSKVMQLLRERIIGQDAALNEIEKMLHVVKADFSSPDRPLSVTLMLGPTGVGKTETVRLIADAIYGRPDAFCRIDMNTLAQEHYAAALTGAPPGYVGSKEGHSLFDETAIAGSHTRPGIMLFDELEKASNEVIRGLMNVLDTGRLTLKAGTKTIDFRNCMIFMTSNVGAQAAQQYLDKLSYLPEKMQALCLKRVPTQRIIEKVMQRKFDPEFLNRIDRSLHYQAVQHDALPRLVEIELDKLNKHLQHQQRSVHLSASAKAYFYQDHDIRYGARHLGRKMRTELEPILALYFLNQPEQFSLHLDCVDGQLVVLPEQAKA, via the coding sequence ATGACCCTGCAGCAATCGGGCATTCATATTGTTCAACCCTCCACCTCCACCCATCACCCGTCTGAACGTGCTCGCCTGATTGGTAAACCGCGTTTTCATTTCGAGCCGAGTAAGGTAATGCAACTGCTACGTGAACGGATTATTGGGCAGGATGCAGCCCTGAATGAAATTGAAAAAATGTTGCATGTGGTCAAGGCAGATTTTTCCAGTCCGGATCGCCCTTTGTCGGTTACCTTGATGCTGGGCCCTACTGGCGTCGGTAAAACAGAAACCGTGCGTCTGATTGCCGATGCGATCTATGGCCGCCCGGATGCCTTTTGCCGGATTGATATGAATACTCTGGCACAGGAACATTATGCGGCGGCTTTGACCGGCGCACCGCCCGGTTATGTGGGATCAAAGGAAGGTCACAGCCTGTTTGATGAAACTGCGATTGCCGGCAGTCATACCCGTCCCGGCATCATGCTGTTTGATGAGCTGGAAAAAGCCAGTAACGAAGTGATTCGCGGCTTGATGAACGTGCTGGATACTGGCCGGCTGACCTTGAAAGCGGGCACTAAAACTATCGATTTTCGCAACTGCATGATCTTTATGACCAGCAATGTCGGGGCACAGGCGGCGCAGCAATATCTGGACAAACTCAGCTATCTGCCTGAGAAAATGCAGGCACTGTGTCTGAAGCGCGTTCCCACCCAGCGCATCATTGAAAAAGTCATGCAGCGTAAATTCGACCCTGAATTTCTGAACCGGATTGACCGCAGCCTGCATTATCAGGCGGTACAGCATGATGCCCTGCCACGTCTGGTCGAAATTGAACTGGATAAACTGAACAAGCACTTGCAACATCAGCAACGCAGCGTGCATTTAAGCGCTTCAGCCAAAGCCTATTTCTATCAGGACCATGATATTCGTTACGGCGCCCGACATTTGGGCCGCAAGATGCGTACCGAACTGGAGCCGATTCTGGCGCTGTATTTTTTAAACCAGCCTGAGCAGTTCAGTCTGCATCTGGACTGTGTCGATGGACAGCTGGTGGTTCTGCCTGAGCAAGCAAAAGCTTAA
- a CDS encoding oxidative damage protection protein has translation MSRQVFCRKYQADMEGLDFAPFPGPKGQELFDTVSKQAWQEWLKHQTTLINEKRLNVFEADAKKFLEEQREKFFNNDASLEKAEGLKPE, from the coding sequence ATGTCTCGACAAGTTTTTTGCCGTAAGTATCAGGCGGACATGGAAGGTTTAGACTTTGCTCCATTCCCGGGGCCAAAGGGTCAGGAATTGTTTGACACCGTGTCTAAACAGGCTTGGCAAGAATGGCTAAAACACCAGACTACGCTAATTAATGAAAAGCGTTTGAACGTGTTTGAAGCAGATGCGAAAAAGTTTCTTGAAGAACAGCGTGAAAAGTTCTTTAACAATGATGCATCCCTAGAAAAAGCCGAAGGGCTGAAGCCTGAGTAA
- a CDS encoding sensor histidine kinase has translation MWSCRLNQIKSSRTKKSITNSKPIAEVTSAQSFTSINEQTQNSYFFSQIGNLRYLLELFAGGNILAMILALAEAQSWQALNGMHLLQYILYINWVLLCFAALVELFHQAFQRMGIKLALISGFLLLQAIVLLTTVNLNILIYFGQNFNFQDLNLAIALDRVGLHLSLGILLGTFCFRYLYLREQWEQQQHSELNARIQAMQARIQPHFLFNSMNSVISLISINPDKAEHMLLNLSRLFRASFQELKLVSLQEEIDLCQRYLEIEQIRLGERLQVEWKLENKDLYSQVQIPLLTLQPLLENSIFHGVEKILTKSTISILVEILQNQINIIITNPYAQDNKTLKKGHGIAIENVRQRLQAYYGPSVTFQTFAGEGMFTTVVRYQYK, from the coding sequence ATGTGGTCATGTCGGCTCAATCAGATTAAAAGCAGTAGAACGAAAAAGAGTATAACAAATTCAAAGCCCATTGCCGAAGTCACATCTGCTCAATCTTTTACATCGATAAACGAACAGACGCAAAATTCCTATTTTTTTAGCCAGATCGGCAATCTACGCTATTTGCTGGAACTGTTTGCTGGCGGCAATATTCTGGCCATGATTCTGGCGCTTGCAGAAGCGCAATCCTGGCAGGCTTTGAATGGAATGCACCTGCTGCAATATATCCTGTATATCAACTGGGTACTGTTATGTTTTGCAGCACTGGTCGAGCTGTTCCATCAAGCCTTTCAACGTATGGGAATCAAACTGGCTTTGATTTCTGGATTTCTGCTGTTACAGGCAATTGTACTGCTCACTACGGTGAACCTGAATATCTTGATATATTTTGGACAGAATTTTAATTTTCAGGATTTAAACCTGGCGATTGCGCTGGATCGGGTCGGACTCCATTTAAGTCTGGGAATTTTGCTGGGAACTTTCTGTTTTCGCTATCTTTATTTGCGTGAGCAATGGGAGCAGCAGCAGCATAGTGAGTTGAATGCTAGGATTCAGGCCATGCAGGCACGGATTCAGCCGCATTTTTTGTTTAACAGCATGAACAGTGTGATCAGCCTGATCAGTATCAATCCGGATAAAGCCGAGCACATGCTGCTGAATTTGTCACGGTTATTTCGTGCCAGTTTTCAGGAATTAAAACTGGTCAGCCTGCAGGAGGAAATTGATCTGTGCCAGCGCTATCTGGAGATTGAGCAGATCCGTCTAGGTGAGCGTTTGCAGGTCGAATGGAAGTTAGAAAACAAAGACTTATACTCACAAGTTCAAATTCCATTATTAACTTTACAACCCTTGCTAGAAAATAGTATTTTCCATGGAGTTGAAAAAATTCTTACAAAGAGTACCATAAGCATATTGGTTGAAATATTGCAAAATCAAATTAATATCATCATAACGAACCCTTATGCACAGGATAATAAAACTTTAAAAAAGGGACATGGTATTGCAATAGAAAATGTCAGACAGCGTCTGCAAGCTTATTATGGACCCAGTGTGACTTTTCAAACCTTTGCCGGCGAAGGGATGTTTACGACGGTAGTGCGATATCAATATAAATAA
- a CDS encoding thioesterase family protein, whose translation MSLHALYAQIAEQEWVEFPQGWLQGRTLYGGLAAAMMMQKAVTHINDPAKHLLSCSVTFVGPIQQAKVRLSAEILRQGKSVTTIEVRLWQDDAVQSILIASFGISRDSEIQVKQQVQAPDYAAPEQLFQIPVGYGMPDCYDHFEVAWADVNLPCSASPRPDFGGWCRFHPEKHHNREFLVADLMAIFDIWPPGVLPMFKNMAPASSLTWTVTYVHPVQHQLHDWFKYKVFTDYAADGYATEHAYLWDAENRLIAMARQTVTVFA comes from the coding sequence ATGTCTTTGCATGCACTTTATGCACAAATTGCCGAACAGGAATGGGTAGAGTTTCCACAGGGATGGTTACAGGGTCGTACTCTGTATGGTGGTCTGGCTGCCGCGATGATGATGCAAAAAGCCGTCACTCACATCAATGATCCGGCCAAGCATTTGCTGAGTTGCAGTGTGACCTTTGTCGGCCCGATTCAGCAAGCCAAAGTACGACTGAGTGCCGAAATCCTGCGGCAGGGCAAGTCGGTGACCACGATTGAAGTGCGCTTATGGCAGGACGACGCGGTGCAAAGTATTCTGATTGCCAGTTTTGGTATTTCCCGTGATTCAGAGATTCAGGTAAAGCAACAAGTTCAGGCACCCGACTATGCTGCGCCAGAGCAGCTGTTTCAGATTCCTGTTGGCTATGGTATGCCAGACTGTTATGACCATTTCGAAGTAGCCTGGGCGGATGTCAATCTACCTTGTAGTGCCAGTCCTCGTCCGGACTTTGGTGGCTGGTGCCGGTTTCATCCTGAAAAGCATCACAACCGTGAATTTCTGGTCGCAGACTTGATGGCTATTTTTGATATCTGGCCACCTGGGGTGTTGCCGATGTTTAAAAACATGGCGCCTGCGAGTAGTCTGACCTGGACAGTGACCTATGTGCATCCGGTTCAACATCAATTGCATGATTGGTTTAAATATAAAGTATTTACCGACTATGCTGCGGATGGTTATGCGACGGAGCATGCCTATCTCTGGGATGCCGAAAATCGCCTGATTGCGATGGCAAGACAAACAGTGACGGTGTTTGCCTAG
- a CDS encoding LytR/AlgR family response regulator transcription factor, producing MDILICDDEPLAVERLSRLVSQLGHDVVATASHGRQAIDLAHQYEPDVILLDIQMPEMNGLACAQHLRQLDPMPAIVFCTAYDQHALDAFKSNAEGYLLKPVMQQELAQVLEHLTKLTQAQMSQLKQKENMDEINISRQQIAAKTYRGVELVPVENIYYFLADQKYVTVRHKNGSVLIDETLKELEQEFGNQFIRIHRNALISVHYLDGLEVVSSGQYQVRCRELDDRLAVSRRHLPFLRDRIQKL from the coding sequence ATGGACATCCTGATTTGTGATGATGAGCCTTTGGCCGTCGAGCGTTTATCACGTTTGGTCTCTCAACTGGGGCATGATGTGGTGGCGACAGCAAGCCATGGTCGTCAAGCGATTGATCTGGCTCACCAATACGAACCCGATGTCATCCTATTAGATATTCAAATGCCTGAAATGAATGGACTGGCTTGTGCGCAACATTTGCGTCAACTGGATCCAATGCCGGCCATTGTCTTTTGTACGGCCTATGACCAACATGCGCTGGATGCATTTAAATCAAATGCCGAAGGCTACTTGCTTAAACCGGTGATGCAACAGGAATTGGCACAGGTTTTAGAGCACTTAACTAAACTTACCCAAGCTCAAATGAGCCAACTAAAACAAAAAGAAAATATGGACGAAATCAATATCAGCCGCCAGCAGATTGCGGCAAAGACCTATCGTGGTGTCGAATTGGTGCCAGTTGAAAATATCTATTATTTTCTGGCGGATCAGAAATATGTCACTGTGCGTCATAAAAACGGTAGTGTATTGATTGATGAAACCTTAAAGGAGTTAGAGCAGGAGTTTGGGAACCAGTTTATCCGGATTCATCGTAATGCCTTGATCTCGGTGCATTATCTGGATGGTCTGGAAGTGGTGAGTTCTGGTCAGTATCAGGTACGTTGTCGTGAGCTGGACGATCGTTTGGCGGTTAGTCGGCGACATTTACCGTTTTTACGAGATCGGATTCAAAAGCTTTAG
- the hemC gene encoding hydroxymethylbilane synthase produces the protein MKTLKIATRQSPLALWQAEHIRARLQDLHAGLQVELVTFVTQGDKILDTPLAKIGGKGLFVKELEAALLDGRADLAVHSMKDVPMALPEGLSLAVICEREDPLDAFVSNTYTSFEELPQGAKVGTSSLRRKTQILKQRPDLDIIDLRGNVGTRLSKLDAGQYDAIILASAGLKRLGLAERIRHTLTPEVSLPAVGQGALGLECRTHDQTVLDVIQPLLHADTDACVRAERAFNAYLEGGCQVPIAGYATLKEGVISIEGRVGSVDGTVLLRAQHTGKMAAAEQLGVELAKDLLDQGAGELLKALYSH, from the coding sequence ATGAAGACCCTAAAAATTGCAACTCGACAAAGTCCACTTGCGCTTTGGCAAGCGGAACACATCCGTGCGCGCCTACAAGATTTGCACGCTGGTTTGCAGGTCGAGTTAGTCACTTTTGTTACACAGGGCGATAAAATTCTAGATACACCACTGGCTAAAATTGGTGGAAAAGGACTGTTTGTAAAAGAATTGGAAGCCGCTTTACTGGATGGTCGTGCAGATCTGGCTGTGCATTCCATGAAAGATGTCCCGATGGCCTTGCCCGAAGGTCTGAGTCTGGCAGTGATCTGTGAACGTGAAGATCCCTTAGATGCCTTTGTGTCGAATACCTACACTAGTTTTGAAGAATTGCCACAAGGCGCCAAAGTCGGAACCTCAAGCTTGCGCCGTAAAACCCAGATTTTAAAACAGCGTCCAGATCTGGACATTATCGATTTACGCGGTAATGTCGGCACACGTTTATCTAAACTGGATGCAGGCCAGTATGATGCGATTATTCTGGCCAGTGCCGGTTTAAAACGCTTGGGTCTGGCAGAACGTATTCGTCATACTCTGACGCCTGAAGTCAGTCTGCCGGCCGTGGGTCAAGGGGCATTGGGACTGGAATGCCGTACTCATGATCAGACGGTGCTGGACGTGATTCAGCCACTCCTGCATGCGGATACAGATGCGTGTGTACGTGCCGAACGTGCCTTTAATGCCTATCTAGAAGGCGGATGTCAGGTGCCGATTGCTGGTTATGCCACGCTCAAAGAGGGTGTGATTTCAATCGAAGGTCGTGTGGGCAGTGTCGATGGAACAGTTTTGCTCCGGGCACAGCATACTGGCAAAATGGCAGCTGCGGAGCAATTGGGTGTAGAGCTGGCAAAAGACCTGCTTGATCAAGGTGCTGGCGAGTTGCTGAAAGCACTCTATTCACACTGA
- a CDS encoding PH domain-containing protein, translating into MHVFRSKKDWWLLAFVICMSGLLLQLLLTMQAKGTMQQYPLHTAVYILTILILWWPLWSTRYVVDNGVLTIKSLWLSWKIPLSEIQSIQPTDHSIIAPALSLKRLRIDYTEGGVQKFILVSPKDQTAFIQVLQPNKN; encoded by the coding sequence ATGCACGTATTTCGTTCTAAAAAAGACTGGTGGCTGCTGGCTTTTGTGATTTGTATGAGTGGCCTGCTGCTGCAACTGCTGCTAACCATGCAGGCCAAAGGGACCATGCAGCAATATCCGCTGCACACTGCGGTTTATATCCTGACCATTCTTATTCTATGGTGGCCGCTCTGGAGTACGCGCTATGTGGTAGACAATGGGGTGTTGACCATAAAAAGCCTGTGGTTAAGCTGGAAGATTCCGTTAAGTGAAATCCAATCCATTCAGCCCACAGACCACTCTATCATTGCGCCAGCCTTATCCTTAAAGCGTCTGCGGATTGACTATACGGAAGGCGGCGTGCAGAAATTTATATTGGTTTCACCCAAAGATCAAACTGCTTTTATACAGGTGCTTCAGCCGAATAAAAACTGA
- the pgsA gene encoding CDP-diacylglycerol--glycerol-3-phosphate 3-phosphatidyltransferase, producing the protein MTTGRILNIPNILTLARIALIPVFLLVAYWPPAMGFDAHNPDMTRHIILTTIFVVAAVTDWFDGYLARTLNQTSAFGRFLDPVADKLMVAAALIVLVQWQPSMSMAFAAIVIISREITVSALREWMAELGARTNVAVSTVGKYKTAFQMIAITVFLLNWPPLEMLAYALLYTAVVLTLWSMFIYLKAAWPYLKQP; encoded by the coding sequence ATGACTACAGGTCGTATCCTGAATATTCCAAATATCTTGACCTTGGCGCGTATCGCTCTTATTCCGGTATTTTTATTGGTGGCTTACTGGCCACCTGCAATGGGCTTTGATGCCCATAACCCCGACATGACGCGGCATATTATTTTGACCACGATTTTTGTGGTGGCTGCAGTAACGGACTGGTTTGATGGCTATCTGGCACGTACATTAAACCAGACTTCTGCTTTTGGACGTTTTCTCGACCCAGTTGCAGATAAATTGATGGTCGCAGCTGCACTGATTGTGCTGGTGCAATGGCAGCCTTCCATGTCGATGGCTTTTGCTGCGATTGTGATTATTTCGCGTGAAATTACTGTGTCAGCCTTACGTGAGTGGATGGCAGAGTTGGGTGCACGGACCAATGTTGCGGTTTCAACGGTGGGGAAATACAAAACTGCTTTCCAGATGATCGCCATCACCGTATTTCTGTTAAATTGGCCACCGCTGGAAATGCTGGCCTATGCCTTGCTATACACCGCAGTGGTACTCACCTTATGGTCGATGTTCATTTATCTGAAAGCGGCTTGGCCATATCTGAAACAGCCTTAA
- the argH gene encoding argininosuccinate lyase, which produces MTTSSNSSNPSHAQTSGMWGGRFSEATDAFVAEFTASVQFDQRFYKQDIAGSIAHATMLAKVGVLTTQERDDIIEGLTAIQADIEAGNFEWRIDLEDVHMNIESRLTQRIGITGKKLHTGRSRNDQVATDIRLYVRDEIDSILELLKKLQKGILSLAAKNTDTIMPGFTHLQTAQPVTFGHHLMAWFEMLVRDSERLIDCRKRVNRMPLGSAALAGTTYPIDRAYTAELLGFEAVAENSLDAVSDRDFAIEFNAAASLIMMHLSRMSEELILWTSAQFKFVNIPDRFCTGSSIMPQKKNPDVPELVRGKTGRVYGDLMSLLTLMKGQPLAYNKDNQEDKEPLFDAIDTVRGSLMAFADMIPALVPNIAEMREAALRGFSTATDLADYLVKNGVAFRDAHEIVGKAVALGVQESKDLSELTLEQLQQFSDLIQADVFEKALTLEASVNARNHIGGTAPAQVKAAIERAHARLEQLYA; this is translated from the coding sequence ATGACCACATCTTCTAATTCCTCTAATCCATCACACGCCCAGACTTCGGGTATGTGGGGCGGTCGTTTCTCTGAAGCGACTGATGCTTTTGTTGCTGAATTTACAGCATCTGTTCAATTTGACCAACGTTTTTATAAACAAGATATTGCAGGCTCGATTGCCCATGCAACCATGCTGGCAAAAGTGGGCGTACTGACCACGCAAGAACGCGATGACATTATTGAAGGTCTGACAGCGATTCAAGCCGATATTGAAGCAGGCAACTTTGAATGGCGCATTGATTTAGAAGATGTCCACATGAACATTGAGTCACGCCTGACTCAACGTATCGGCATTACTGGCAAGAAACTGCATACCGGTCGTAGCCGTAATGACCAGGTGGCTACAGATATCCGTCTTTATGTACGCGATGAAATCGATAGCATCCTGGAATTACTGAAAAAATTACAAAAAGGTATTTTAAGCTTAGCGGCTAAAAACACCGATACCATCATGCCAGGCTTCACCCACTTGCAAACCGCTCAGCCAGTGACTTTTGGTCATCATCTAATGGCTTGGTTTGAAATGCTGGTACGCGATTCAGAACGTCTGATTGATTGCCGTAAGCGTGTCAACCGTATGCCGCTTGGTTCTGCTGCACTTGCAGGTACTACTTATCCAATCGACCGTGCTTATACTGCTGAACTGCTAGGTTTTGAAGCTGTTGCTGAAAACTCGCTGGATGCAGTATCGGATCGTGACTTTGCGATTGAATTTAATGCCGCTGCATCTTTAATTATGATGCATTTATCACGTATGTCTGAAGAACTGATTCTATGGACATCTGCACAGTTCAAATTCGTGAATATTCCAGATCGCTTCTGTACTGGCTCTTCAATCATGCCGCAGAAGAAAAATCCGGATGTGCCTGAACTGGTACGTGGTAAAACCGGCCGTGTCTATGGCGATTTGATGAGCCTGCTGACTTTAATGAAAGGCCAGCCTCTAGCCTATAACAAAGACAATCAGGAAGATAAAGAGCCATTGTTCGATGCGATCGATACAGTTCGTGGTTCACTCATGGCATTTGCTGACATGATTCCTGCACTGGTTCCAAACATTGCTGAAATGCGCGAAGCAGCACTGCGTGGTTTCTCAACTGCGACTGACCTAGCTGATTACCTGGTGAAAAACGGCGTTGCATTCCGTGATGCGCACGAGATTGTAGGTAAGGCGGTTGCACTCGGTGTACAAGAATCTAAAGACCTGTCTGAATTGACACTCGAACAACTGCAACAGTTCTCTGACCTGATTCAAGCAGACGTATTTGAAAAAGCCCTAACTCTTGAAGCTTCGGTGAATGCCCGTAATCACATTGGTGGCACCGCGCCTGCTCAAGTGAAAGCAGCCATTGAGCGTGCACATGCGCGTTTGGAACAACTTTACGCATAA
- the uvrC gene encoding excinuclease ABC subunit UvrC — MNENARPHIEKILANMTSLPGVYRMYGKDGELLYVGKAKNLKNRVSSYFVKTLDHPKTQALVARIYDIQTLVVRSETEALLLEQNLIKLHHPPYNIMLRDDKSYVYIFVSADKPYPRLASGRGKGKHQVGKFFGPYPSAYTARDTLVVLQKLFNVRSCENSFFANRTRPCLQYQIKRCSAPCVGFISPEDYKADVDNSIRFLQGDTKELNQELIAKMEAAAEALEFEKAVFYRDRMALLRDVQSQQAIYKLKGEADILSIAYQAGVTCVQIMHVRNGKMLGGKSYFPDMLSDDLGQMLADFIANFYFQVADEIPAELIVNLEVADRKELEAALSQHFGKKIQIKSKVRETRAEWLELAQMNVQHAIQGKLANHIELNERFHQLEQVVGRPVDRIECFDISHTMGEDTVASCVVFDSGGARKRDYRQFSIHDIQAGDDYAAMRQALTRRYKKALLPDLLLIDGGKGQLHMAMEVMQELGLEAFMVGVSKGEGRKPGLETLHFTDGSKIQLPEDHKALHLIQQVRDEAHRFAITKHRAKRDKKRGSSVLEVIPGLGPKRRRDLLTHFGGIQGVLKASERDLQLVPGLGSVMARMIYKVLHE; from the coding sequence GTGAACGAAAACGCACGCCCCCATATTGAAAAAATCCTGGCGAATATGACCAGCCTGCCCGGGGTCTACCGGATGTATGGCAAAGACGGTGAATTATTGTATGTGGGTAAAGCCAAAAACCTGAAAAACCGGGTCTCCAGCTATTTTGTCAAAACGCTGGATCATCCCAAAACCCAGGCCTTGGTGGCACGGATTTATGATATCCAGACCCTGGTGGTACGTTCTGAAACTGAAGCCTTGTTGCTGGAACAGAACCTGATCAAGCTGCATCATCCGCCCTATAACATCATGCTGCGTGATGACAAATCTTATGTCTATATTTTTGTTTCGGCAGATAAACCCTATCCGCGTTTAGCCAGTGGGCGCGGCAAGGGCAAGCACCAGGTGGGCAAGTTTTTTGGACCTTATCCGAGTGCGTATACCGCCCGGGATACTCTGGTGGTGCTACAAAAACTGTTCAATGTGCGTTCCTGTGAAAACAGTTTTTTTGCCAACCGGACCCGGCCATGTCTGCAATACCAGATCAAACGCTGCTCTGCGCCCTGTGTCGGATTTATTTCTCCGGAAGACTATAAGGCAGATGTCGATAACTCGATCCGATTTTTGCAGGGCGATACCAAGGAGCTGAATCAGGAACTGATCGCAAAAATGGAAGCGGCCGCTGAAGCGCTGGAATTTGAAAAAGCAGTGTTCTATCGTGACCGGATGGCATTGTTAAGAGACGTACAGTCGCAGCAGGCGATCTATAAGCTCAAAGGCGAAGCCGATATCCTGTCGATTGCCTATCAGGCCGGGGTGACCTGTGTGCAGATCATGCATGTGCGCAATGGTAAAATGCTAGGTGGAAAAAGTTATTTCCCGGATATGCTTAGTGATGACCTAGGGCAGATGCTGGCCGATTTTATTGCCAATTTTTATTTTCAGGTAGCCGATGAAATCCCGGCTGAACTGATTGTCAATCTGGAAGTGGCTGACCGTAAAGAACTGGAAGCGGCACTGTCGCAGCATTTTGGCAAGAAAATCCAGATCAAGTCCAAAGTCCGCGAAACCCGCGCCGAATGGCTGGAACTGGCGCAGATGAATGTACAGCACGCGATTCAGGGCAAGCTGGCCAATCATATAGAATTAAATGAGCGTTTTCATCAGTTGGAGCAGGTGGTCGGCCGTCCTGTAGATCGGATTGAGTGTTTCGATATTTCGCATACTATGGGTGAAGATACCGTGGCCTCCTGTGTGGTCTTTGATAGTGGGGGCGCGCGCAAGCGCGACTATCGCCAGTTTTCCATTCATGATATTCAGGCAGGTGATGACTATGCCGCCATGCGTCAGGCGCTGACCCGTCGTTATAAGAAAGCCCTGTTACCGGACTTGCTGCTGATTGATGGTGGCAAGGGGCAATTGCATATGGCGATGGAAGTCATGCAGGAACTAGGCTTAGAGGCCTTTATGGTCGGTGTGTCCAAAGGTGAGGGACGTAAGCCCGGTCTGGAAACCCTGCACTTTACCGATGGCAGTAAAATTCAATTACCGGAGGATCATAAGGCGCTGCATCTGATTCAGCAGGTACGTGATGAAGCACACCGCTTTGCGATTACCAAGCATCGTGCTAAACGTGACAAGAAACGAGGTTCATCAGTGCTGGAAGTTATTCCGGGGCTCGGACCAAAACGCCGTCGGGATTTGCTGACCCATTTTGGCGGGATTCAGGGCGTACTGAAAGCCTCAGAAAGAGATCTGCAACTGGTACCGGGACTGGGTTCAGTCATGGCCCGGATGATTTATAAAGTGCTGCATGAATGA